Proteins from a single region of Dyadobacter fanqingshengii:
- a CDS encoding TolC family protein, giving the protein MKLKFHIAALLSFLALGSTQAQEFSLPQLLELAMKNDFSIQSARMDERKTNAKIDEVKSALLPSVNVSGDYKRYFKIPGQVVPASAFGGPEGQYSTLAFGLPYNLSTTAQVTQNLYNPSIKYALKAANLNRELTSLSTVKTKEDVAYNVTDAYYNLVTVVQQMAFLDSNLISLDRMYKVSDLLYQNKLGQRVDVDRILINKTTTETQLETLKDNYNQLVNLLKYYTGTPQSEQMRIAVSVSDVSLPSQSQDAELKRTDVALLQKQRDLNELQDKNIKSGFIPTVNAYGTANMAFYAKAGENSTFQDVPGYWAGLQLNWSVFDGMARRAKRSQNQIDNEKLNVQLRQVKESIAMEEANARNKFAVEQRNINARKDQVALAERVYKQIQLQFKEGTVSLTDVIQAENSNLDAQSNYLTSLVQLLKAELEWKKATGSLIQK; this is encoded by the coding sequence ATGAAATTAAAATTTCATATCGCAGCCCTATTGTCTTTTTTGGCACTGGGCAGCACTCAGGCGCAGGAATTTTCGCTGCCGCAACTCTTAGAATTAGCCATGAAAAATGATTTTAGCATTCAGTCCGCCAGAATGGATGAAAGAAAAACGAATGCGAAAATCGACGAAGTGAAATCCGCGCTGCTTCCCAGTGTGAATGTTTCGGGAGATTACAAACGCTATTTCAAAATTCCCGGCCAGGTGGTGCCTGCAAGTGCATTTGGCGGACCGGAAGGTCAGTACAGCACATTGGCTTTTGGCTTGCCCTACAACTTGTCTACCACGGCGCAAGTGACTCAAAATCTGTACAATCCATCTATAAAATATGCATTGAAAGCGGCTAATCTTAACCGGGAACTGACCTCATTAAGCACGGTCAAAACCAAGGAAGATGTGGCTTATAATGTTACCGACGCTTATTACAATCTCGTAACTGTTGTGCAGCAAATGGCTTTTCTGGACAGCAACCTTATCTCGTTGGACCGGATGTACAAAGTTTCCGATCTGCTTTATCAGAACAAATTGGGTCAGCGCGTGGATGTGGACAGGATTTTGATCAATAAAACCACTACGGAAACGCAGCTGGAAACATTGAAAGACAACTACAACCAATTGGTAAACTTGCTGAAATATTACACCGGAACGCCTCAGTCAGAGCAAATGCGTATAGCGGTTAGCGTCAGTGATGTTTCGCTTCCCTCGCAGTCTCAGGATGCCGAGTTAAAGCGCACGGATGTAGCTTTATTGCAAAAGCAACGCGATTTGAATGAGTTGCAGGACAAGAACATTAAGTCTGGATTTATCCCCACTGTAAACGCTTACGGAACAGCTAATATGGCTTTTTATGCCAAGGCTGGGGAGAATTCAACCTTCCAGGATGTGCCCGGTTATTGGGCTGGTTTGCAGCTGAACTGGAGTGTTTTTGACGGAATGGCCAGAAGGGCGAAAAGGAGTCAGAATCAGATTGATAATGAGAAATTGAATGTGCAGCTGCGGCAAGTGAAAGAGTCCATAGCTATGGAAGAAGCCAATGCGCGGAACAAATTTGCTGTGGAGCAAAGGAACATTAATGCCAGAAAAGACCAGGTTGCGCTTGCAGAAAGAGTCTATAAGCAGATCCAGCTGCAATTCAAGGAAGGAACGGTTTCGCTGACGGATGTAATTCAAGCCGAAAACAGCAACCTCGACGCGCAAAGCAACTATCTGACTTCTCTGGTTCAATTGCTGAAGGCCGAGCTGGAATGGAAGAAAGCGACCGGATCATTAATACAAAAATAA
- the spt gene encoding serine palmitoyltransferase — translation MGKKLNKRIAEFKDAAIIRSKGLYPYFRPIESGQDTEVIINGKPVLMFGSNSYLGLTSHPYIIESSQKAIQKYGSGCAGSRFLNGTLDIHEELERRLALYTGKEASVLFSTGYQANLGALSSLTGRNDYLILDESDHASIIDGSRLSFSKVIKYAHNDMKDLRKKLSLLPEEAVKLIATDGIFSMEGDIVKLPELNAIAAEFDASVLVDDAHSLGVIGKNGAGTASYFGLTETTDLIMGTFSKSLASLGGFIAGDAATIDYLKHRARSLMFSASMTPAAVGSTLAALDIIESEPHHIERLWANTRYAKELLLVNGFDLGKTESPILPVYIRDNEKTFLMTKLLQEDGVFVNPVVSPAVRPEHSLIRFSLMATHTFSQIEEAVDKMAKIYRQICPEAVTAKL, via the coding sequence ATGGGTAAAAAATTAAATAAGCGCATCGCCGAATTTAAAGACGCGGCTATCATTCGATCCAAAGGTCTTTACCCTTACTTCCGCCCCATCGAATCCGGGCAAGACACGGAAGTTATCATCAATGGAAAGCCGGTCCTCATGTTTGGATCAAATTCATATCTGGGACTGACCTCGCATCCTTACATTATCGAGTCATCTCAAAAAGCCATTCAGAAATACGGAAGCGGATGTGCCGGATCCCGGTTCCTGAATGGAACGCTGGACATCCATGAAGAACTGGAGAGAAGGCTTGCATTATATACCGGAAAGGAAGCCTCAGTGCTTTTCAGCACAGGTTACCAGGCCAATCTGGGCGCATTGTCAAGCCTTACCGGCCGCAATGATTATCTGATCCTGGACGAAAGCGATCATGCTTCCATCATTGACGGAAGCCGTTTGTCTTTTTCCAAGGTGATCAAATATGCGCACAACGACATGAAGGACCTCAGAAAAAAACTGAGTCTTTTGCCTGAGGAAGCCGTGAAGCTGATCGCTACGGACGGGATTTTCAGCATGGAAGGAGACATTGTGAAACTTCCTGAACTGAATGCCATCGCGGCAGAATTTGACGCTTCGGTTTTGGTTGATGACGCGCATAGTTTGGGTGTGATCGGAAAGAATGGGGCAGGAACAGCGTCCTACTTCGGCTTAACCGAAACCACAGACCTGATCATGGGCACATTCAGTAAATCGCTGGCATCGTTAGGCGGCTTTATCGCCGGAGACGCAGCTACGATCGATTACCTGAAACACCGCGCGCGTTCACTGATGTTCAGTGCAAGTATGACGCCGGCAGCAGTTGGAAGCACATTGGCAGCATTGGATATCATTGAGTCCGAGCCGCATCATATTGAGCGCCTTTGGGCCAATACAAGATATGCAAAAGAGTTGCTGCTGGTCAATGGTTTTGATCTGGGAAAAACAGAAAGTCCGATTTTACCGGTTTACATCCGCGATAATGAGAAGACATTCCTGATGACAAAGCTGTTGCAGGAAGATGGCGTATTTGTAAATCCGGTTGTTTCGCCAGCGGTTCGGCCGGAACATTCATTGATCCGTTTCTCGCTGATGGCAACGCACACATTCAGCCAGATTGAAGAAGCAGTTGATAAGATGGCAAAAATTTATCGTCAGATCTGTCCCGAAGCTGTTACCGCAAAACTATGA
- a CDS encoding efflux RND transporter periplasmic adaptor subunit translates to MKRLLIFLAVIAGIGLTAAKLLDNKEKTAQKVYIPDTDPKVGVRVAVAEIRRLSQEASFLGSFTPNRKVEIRPQAGGEIVRLNIQEGQFVKAGQLIAKLDDEQLRYQIEAAQVTLEGYQNDLKRYEVLVKGDAVPAVNLERTQLSIRSTEAQIKQLKKQVSNTNIIAPFSGIVTAKMVEKGSVVSIGTPMAEITDISLLKLVVNIPEKSVNEFRNGKTIGIKTDVYPDANFSGKVTMVSAEGDDAHNYPVEITVQNSQKNPLKAGMYGSIANAAELKGEALAIPRQAITGSAKQPQVYVVENGKAKLRDVGIGATTNEFYEITKGLKAGDKVVTSGQINLQNGTSVIAQ, encoded by the coding sequence ATGAAACGCTTACTTATATTTTTAGCCGTGATTGCCGGCATCGGACTTACTGCGGCAAAATTGCTGGACAACAAAGAAAAAACAGCACAGAAAGTTTACATACCCGACACAGATCCCAAAGTAGGTGTAAGAGTTGCCGTCGCAGAAATACGGCGATTGTCGCAGGAAGCATCCTTTTTGGGATCTTTTACTCCTAACCGGAAAGTGGAAATCCGTCCGCAAGCAGGCGGTGAAATCGTTCGCCTGAACATTCAGGAAGGGCAGTTTGTAAAAGCAGGACAATTGATCGCCAAGCTGGATGATGAGCAGCTGCGTTATCAGATTGAGGCTGCGCAGGTTACATTGGAAGGTTATCAGAATGATTTGAAAAGATACGAAGTGCTTGTAAAAGGCGATGCGGTTCCGGCTGTAAACCTGGAAAGAACGCAACTGAGCATTCGCAGCACCGAAGCGCAGATCAAACAATTGAAAAAACAGGTTAGCAACACGAACATTATCGCACCGTTTTCGGGCATAGTAACAGCGAAAATGGTTGAAAAGGGTTCAGTAGTGAGTATAGGAACGCCGATGGCAGAAATAACAGACATTTCGCTGTTGAAACTGGTGGTGAACATTCCCGAAAAATCAGTGAATGAATTCCGCAACGGCAAAACGATTGGCATTAAAACAGACGTTTATCCCGACGCCAATTTCAGCGGAAAAGTGACCATGGTAAGCGCAGAAGGTGACGATGCGCATAATTATCCGGTTGAGATTACGGTTCAGAATTCTCAGAAAAATCCATTAAAAGCAGGCATGTACGGTTCTATCGCCAATGCTGCCGAACTGAAAGGCGAAGCGCTGGCCATTCCCCGTCAGGCGATCACCGGTTCTGCAAAGCAGCCGCAGGTTTATGTGGTGGAAAATGGCAAAGCCAAGTTGCGTGATGTAGGCATCGGAGCCACGACCAATGAATTTTATGAGATCACAAAAGGACTGAAAGCAGGCGACAAAGTGGTTACCAGTGGCCAGATCAATCTGCAAAACGGCACTTCTGTTATTGCACAATAA
- a CDS encoding efflux RND transporter permease subunit — protein MKFIQTILKRPSMIIVLFAVLILGGLVSYTQLNYMLLPEFSVPTITITTVYPGAAPTEVESEVSKKIEDAVSGLDNIKEVTSKSLESASLVIVEFKAGTDIDKALEDAQRDVNNMLSDLPDDAETPSLSKISPSDQPIMQLLATSSLPNEVFYQQVEDKYLPILTQIEGVAEITMTGGDQREIRVNVNNDKLNFYGLSLLQVTQAINQANLDFPTGKVKSTSENMTLRLAGKFTSIDDIRNLVITSPVTGSPIRVGDVANITDGLTDAESISRYNGVNGIGLFVKKQSDANAVEISKSIQAKLSEIEKTNAKDKVKFAIAYDSSIFTLESVEAVTHDLIIAVILVAAVMLLFLHSFRNAFIVMVSVPASLIAAFLFMYLMGYSLNLMTLLALSLVIGILVDDSIVILENIQRHLEMGKNRWDATIEGVTEIGFAALAITLVIVVVFVPITFVNSVIADLLRQFSLTVAFATMVSLLVSFTLTPWMTSKMARIEHLDPKNPVQAFLLWFEKGLTKMTKWYHGSLQWVLGHKLAFSGILVAIFGMTVWVMSLGIIGSEFVAEGDQGKFLLTMKLDKSASLQQNNLTSRQIEDYLRKKPEVKTIFANVGGASTGLNSSGRGETNRTELTVELIPADERANAQPTEDYMLSVRKELEQKFAGIEFNSAAVGMVNSGASPIEIFLSGDDLDKILVSANDLANRLRKTPGANDVNVSVEAGNPEVRVEIDREKMAKLGLDIQTVGATMQNAFAGNDDSKYRDGGEDYEIRIMLDAFDRKNPDDVKNINFYSPAAKRPVRLAEFANVSLSNGPSIVERKNRRSSVTVTANTLGIGSGTLVSNIQQGLIEKPLPSDVILTWGGDAKNQSEGFGSLGLAMLAGLVLVYFIMVLLYDSFVYPLVVLFSIPVAVVGALLALALSSSNIGIFALLGMLMLIGLVVKNAILIVDFANQQKELGVPFREAILIAGEERLRPILMTTIAMVIGMVPIATATGAGAEWKNSLAWVLIGGLTSSMLLTIYLVPMMYYLVDRVGEKWASFRFRSRPVTKSIVVEEA, from the coding sequence ATGAAATTTATTCAAACCATATTAAAACGTCCGTCGATGATTATCGTGCTGTTCGCAGTGCTGATCCTCGGGGGGCTCGTTTCCTACACACAGCTGAATTACATGCTGTTGCCGGAGTTTTCAGTGCCAACAATCACAATCACAACGGTTTATCCAGGCGCGGCTCCAACGGAAGTGGAATCCGAAGTGAGCAAGAAGATCGAAGATGCCGTTTCAGGGCTGGACAACATTAAGGAAGTCACTTCCAAGTCGCTTGAAAGCGCGTCGCTCGTTATCGTAGAATTCAAGGCAGGAACGGACATTGACAAAGCATTGGAAGATGCGCAGCGCGATGTGAACAACATGCTGAGCGATTTGCCCGACGATGCGGAAACGCCTTCTTTGTCTAAAATCTCACCTAGCGACCAGCCTATTATGCAGCTGCTTGCCACTTCAAGCTTGCCTAATGAAGTGTTTTACCAGCAAGTTGAAGATAAATATCTGCCCATACTAACGCAGATCGAAGGCGTTGCCGAAATCACAATGACCGGTGGCGATCAGCGTGAGATCCGTGTAAATGTAAATAATGACAAGCTTAACTTTTACGGTTTATCGCTATTGCAGGTCACGCAGGCCATTAACCAGGCTAATCTCGACTTCCCGACAGGAAAAGTAAAGAGCACAAGCGAAAACATGACATTGCGCCTCGCCGGGAAGTTTACTTCTATTGACGATATAAGAAATCTGGTGATCACTTCGCCCGTAACCGGCAGCCCAATCCGGGTAGGCGATGTAGCCAACATCACTGACGGTCTTACGGACGCAGAGAGCATCAGCCGTTATAATGGCGTCAACGGGATCGGGTTATTTGTAAAAAAGCAATCGGATGCGAATGCGGTGGAAATCAGTAAATCCATTCAGGCGAAGCTTTCGGAAATAGAAAAAACAAATGCGAAGGACAAAGTAAAATTTGCGATCGCTTATGACAGCAGCATTTTCACATTGGAATCGGTTGAGGCTGTAACGCATGACTTGATCATCGCGGTGATCCTGGTGGCGGCGGTGATGCTTTTGTTCCTGCACAGTTTCAGAAACGCATTCATTGTCATGGTGTCGGTTCCGGCATCATTGATCGCGGCTTTCCTTTTCATGTATTTAATGGGTTACTCGCTGAACCTGATGACATTACTGGCACTTTCGCTGGTGATCGGGATCCTGGTCGACGACTCCATTGTAATCCTGGAAAACATTCAGCGACATCTGGAAATGGGTAAAAATCGCTGGGACGCGACCATAGAAGGCGTTACCGAAATCGGATTTGCAGCATTGGCGATCACGCTCGTGATTGTGGTGGTTTTTGTTCCGATCACATTCGTAAACTCGGTTATCGCCGATTTGCTTCGTCAATTCAGCTTAACAGTTGCATTTGCAACAATGGTCAGCTTGCTCGTAAGTTTCACGCTTACGCCCTGGATGACTTCCAAAATGGCGCGGATAGAGCATTTAGATCCGAAAAATCCCGTTCAGGCCTTCTTATTATGGTTTGAAAAAGGACTTACTAAAATGACCAAATGGTATCACGGCAGTTTGCAGTGGGTTTTGGGTCATAAGCTCGCATTTTCAGGAATTCTGGTAGCAATATTCGGGATGACGGTTTGGGTGATGAGTTTAGGAATTATCGGTTCCGAGTTCGTTGCAGAAGGTGATCAGGGCAAGTTTTTGCTAACCATGAAATTGGACAAAAGCGCTTCTTTGCAACAGAATAACCTTACTTCCAGACAGATAGAGGATTATTTGAGAAAAAAACCTGAGGTAAAAACGATCTTTGCCAACGTAGGCGGAGCGAGCACAGGGTTGAACAGCTCCGGGCGCGGCGAAACAAACAGAACGGAATTGACCGTCGAATTAATCCCGGCAGACGAACGCGCCAATGCACAACCGACTGAGGATTACATGCTTTCCGTGCGTAAAGAGTTGGAACAGAAGTTTGCAGGCATTGAATTCAATTCAGCAGCCGTAGGGATGGTAAACTCAGGTGCTTCTCCGATCGAGATCTTTTTGAGTGGTGATGATCTGGATAAAATCCTTGTATCGGCCAATGATCTCGCCAACAGATTAAGAAAAACACCGGGTGCTAACGACGTGAATGTGTCCGTGGAAGCCGGTAACCCGGAAGTAAGGGTCGAAATAGACCGTGAAAAAATGGCGAAACTTGGGCTGGACATTCAGACCGTAGGCGCAACCATGCAGAATGCTTTCGCGGGAAATGACGATTCAAAATACAGGGATGGCGGTGAAGATTACGAGATCCGCATTATGCTGGATGCATTCGACCGTAAGAATCCGGATGATGTCAAAAATATAAACTTTTACAGTCCGGCTGCGAAACGTCCGGTGCGCCTGGCCGAGTTCGCGAACGTAAGCCTGAGCAACGGGCCGTCGATTGTAGAGCGGAAAAACCGTCGTTCATCCGTGACGGTGACCGCTAATACATTAGGGATTGGATCGGGAACATTGGTGAGCAATATTCAGCAGGGCTTAATCGAAAAGCCTCTTCCGTCTGACGTTATATTGACTTGGGGAGGTGATGCGAAAAACCAGAGCGAAGGTTTTGGTTCGTTAGGTCTGGCGATGCTTGCGGGGCTGGTTTTGGTATACTTTATCATGGTGTTGCTCTACGATAGTTTTGTTTATCCGCTTGTCGTATTGTTCTCCATCCCGGTTGCCGTTGTCGGGGCACTTTTGGCTCTCGCATTATCGTCGTCAAACATCGGTATTTTCGCTCTTTTGGGGATGCTGATGCTGATTGGGCTTGTAGTTAAAAATGCAATTCTGATCGTGGACTTTGCCAATCAGCAAAAAGAGCTAGGCGTGCCGTTCAGGGAAGCGATTTTGATTGCCGGTGAAGAGCGTCTCAGGCCGATTTTAATGACAACCATTGCGATGGTGATCGGAATGGTGCCTATTGCAACGGCAACAGGAGCAGGTGCGGAGTGGAAAAACTCGCTGGCATGGGTTTTAATTGGCGGGTTGACCAGCTCAATGCTTTTAACCATCTATCTGGTACCAATGATGTATTATCTGGTTGACAGGGTTGGTGAAAAGTGGGCTTCATTCAGATTCCGTTCTCGCCCGGTAACCAAAAGTATAGTGGTTGAGGAAGCTTAG
- a CDS encoding TetR/AcrR family transcriptional regulator has product MKCITEKSEDKIKDAARRVFLKKGFDGTTSRDIAREADMNIALTNYYFRSKEKLFLEIFSEVFAMYFNNTIEILNKKIGIKEKISEMIEHDFAMMKNEPDMVIFIMNEIHKEPDRLFTGMSHFKQLQETYFTQQLEEGIAEGTIRDMRLQNLLPLIKCSVEFIYLAKPIHKKLYNMTDEDFEKFAETQKEHIKEMICSYLVIG; this is encoded by the coding sequence GTGAAGTGTATTACGGAAAAAAGTGAGGATAAGATCAAGGATGCGGCGAGGAGGGTTTTTCTGAAAAAAGGCTTTGACGGAACCACGTCGCGCGACATTGCCCGCGAAGCTGACATGAATATTGCATTGACCAATTATTATTTCAGGAGTAAAGAGAAGCTGTTTTTAGAGATTTTCAGTGAAGTGTTTGCCATGTATTTCAACAACACTATTGAAATACTAAATAAGAAGATCGGCATTAAGGAAAAGATCTCGGAAATGATTGAGCATGATTTCGCAATGATGAAAAACGAGCCGGATATGGTTATTTTCATTATGAATGAAATCCACAAAGAGCCGGATCGCTTGTTTACCGGAATGTCACATTTCAAGCAGTTACAGGAAACCTATTTCACCCAGCAGCTCGAAGAAGGCATTGCCGAGGGAACGATCAGGGATATGCGTCTGCAAAACTTGCTGCCGCTGATCAAATGTTCGGTCGAGTTCATCTATCTGGCTAAACCGATTCACAAGAAATTGTACAATATGACAGACGAGGACTTTGAAAAATTTGCCGAAACACAAAAAGAGCACATTAAGGAAATGATTTGCAGTTATCTGGTAATCGGTTAA
- a CDS encoding acetate/propionate family kinase, with translation MNILIINSGSSSLKYQFFKMPGQKPLCVGIIERIGKENCFIRHKVLKDDGEKLTERTFFVKDHVEGLQNVVQLLTDPETGVIEKTGEIEVVGHRVVHGGEYFTTAVMVTEEVKEKIRSLFSLAPLHNPVNYKCIEIAEKTFPNAKQVAVFDTAFHQSMPEYAFRYAIPEKYYSEMRIRAYGFHGTSHKFVTTAAMAWMNKPDAKIISIHLGNGCSITAVDAGKSLDTSMGFGPLSGLIMGTRSGDIDPSVILHLLRQERKTPDEMDILLNKQSGMAGLTGHSDMRDVRKLLEMGNYDAELAADMFAYRIKKYMGSYAATLNGLDAIIFTAGVGENDPQMRERVCKDMEFLGLKIDTERNRLKSDGINEISASDSRIKILVVPTNEEFEIARQSYELLSEEPPCEQIELY, from the coding sequence ATGAACATTCTCATCATCAATTCAGGAAGCAGCTCGCTTAAATATCAGTTTTTCAAAATGCCGGGGCAAAAACCGCTTTGCGTCGGGATTATTGAAAGGATAGGAAAGGAGAATTGCTTCATCAGGCATAAAGTGCTGAAAGACGATGGCGAAAAGCTTACTGAAAGGACTTTTTTTGTGAAGGACCATGTGGAGGGATTACAAAATGTGGTGCAATTGCTCACGGATCCTGAAACAGGCGTTATTGAAAAAACTGGCGAAATTGAAGTGGTAGGGCATCGTGTCGTTCACGGAGGCGAATACTTTACAACTGCTGTGATGGTAACAGAGGAAGTGAAAGAGAAGATACGCTCACTTTTCTCGCTGGCACCGCTGCATAATCCGGTCAACTACAAATGCATTGAAATCGCCGAAAAGACTTTTCCGAATGCAAAACAAGTTGCTGTTTTTGACACCGCTTTCCATCAATCCATGCCGGAATATGCTTTTCGCTATGCTATTCCTGAGAAATATTATTCCGAAATGCGGATTCGCGCTTATGGATTTCACGGCACCAGCCACAAGTTTGTAACCACGGCAGCAATGGCCTGGATGAACAAACCGGATGCAAAAATCATCAGCATTCATTTGGGGAACGGGTGCAGTATTACGGCCGTGGATGCTGGTAAGTCGTTGGATACCAGCATGGGTTTCGGGCCTTTGAGCGGACTTATTATGGGCACAAGATCGGGTGACATTGACCCGTCGGTTATCCTGCATTTGCTTCGCCAAGAGCGCAAAACGCCGGATGAAATGGATATTTTGCTTAACAAACAGTCCGGTATGGCAGGACTCACGGGTCATAGCGACATGCGTGATGTGCGAAAACTGCTTGAAATGGGCAATTATGATGCAGAATTGGCCGCTGATATGTTCGCTTACCGCATAAAAAAATACATGGGTTCTTACGCTGCAACGCTGAATGGTCTGGATGCGATCATTTTCACGGCCGGGGTAGGCGAGAATGACCCGCAAATGCGTGAGCGCGTGTGTAAGGACATGGAATTTTTAGGTCTAAAGATCGATACGGAGCGAAACCGGCTCAAGTCAGACGGGATAAACGAAATTAGTGCATCGGATTCGCGGATAAAAATACTGGTTGTGCCTACTAATGAGGAGTTTGAAATTGCCCGGCAGAGCTATGAACTCCTCAGCGAAGAGCCACCTTGCGAGCAAATTGAATTGTATTAA
- a CDS encoding NAD-dependent epimerase/dehydratase family protein, which yields MKEKVFITGASGFIGFHLVEAALEAGMEVHAAVRPSSDLTFLKKLQSDLEKNGKGPLTFVNTNFESRDSLKELLENGGYSYIIHAAGVTKAKKTAVYNKVNAEYSLHLAQAAMSANIPLKRFVFLSSLAAIGPLAYAEQQLITEDTLPIPVTDYGKSKLLAEQYLEQVSGLPLTIIRPTAVYGPGEKDLFILFKTLNKGLDAYIGKGPQRLSFVYVKDLVAATMAAMLESQRETSVYNISDGQAYDRYAFADRFREISGKNIFRAHLPLFLVRFMAGFLDFIYGFTSVTPVLNKEKLKELTASNWICSIEAARNSLHYTPQYDLRQGMQETLIWYKENKWL from the coding sequence ATGAAAGAGAAAGTATTCATAACGGGGGCCAGCGGTTTCATAGGTTTTCACCTGGTTGAAGCTGCACTGGAAGCAGGCATGGAAGTGCACGCAGCAGTAAGGCCTTCCAGCGACCTGACCTTTCTGAAAAAGCTGCAAAGCGATTTGGAAAAGAACGGAAAAGGCCCGCTGACGTTTGTGAATACCAATTTTGAGTCAAGGGATTCCTTGAAAGAATTACTGGAAAATGGAGGCTATTCCTACATTATCCATGCAGCAGGAGTGACGAAGGCGAAGAAAACGGCCGTTTATAACAAAGTCAATGCAGAATATTCCCTGCATCTGGCGCAGGCCGCAATGTCAGCCAATATTCCTTTGAAGCGTTTTGTTTTTCTGAGCAGCCTGGCCGCCATTGGCCCGCTTGCTTACGCTGAGCAACAGCTTATTACGGAGGATACATTACCCATTCCTGTGACCGATTATGGCAAAAGTAAATTGCTTGCCGAGCAGTATCTCGAACAAGTAAGCGGCTTACCGCTCACCATTATCCGTCCGACTGCCGTTTATGGTCCCGGTGAAAAGGATTTGTTTATTCTTTTCAAAACACTGAACAAAGGATTGGATGCATACATAGGCAAAGGCCCGCAACGGCTGAGCTTCGTTTATGTGAAAGATCTTGTGGCCGCCACAATGGCCGCAATGCTGGAAAGCCAGCGCGAAACCTCAGTATACAATATTTCCGACGGACAAGCCTACGACCGTTACGCATTCGCCGACCGGTTCCGGGAAATCAGTGGTAAAAACATATTCAGGGCACATTTACCTTTGTTTTTGGTGAGGTTCATGGCAGGGTTCCTGGATTTTATATATGGATTTACTTCCGTAACCCCGGTTTTGAATAAGGAAAAACTGAAAGAGCTCACAGCTTCCAACTGGATCTGCAGCATAGAGGCAGCCAGAAACAGCCTGCACTATACACCGCAATACGACTTGCGACAGGGCATGCAGGAGACCTTAATTTGGTACAAAGAAAATAAGTGGCTGTAA